The sequence below is a genomic window from Polaribacter vadi.
AATAAAGTCTTTATTTTATAGTTTTATTTTATATCATTAATATAATGTCTGGTTACGCAATGTCAAAACCTAAATTAACTTTTCAACTCTAATCAATTATACAGAAAACATTTATATGCGTTATTTTATTACTTTTATTATTTGTGCTGTTTTAATTTCGATGAGTTCTTGTAGAAAAGATTTCTCTACAATTCCTAATTTCGGAAGTTTAGAATTCTCTAAAGACACTGTTTTTTTAGACACTATTTTCACCAATATTGGTTCTGCAACCTATAATTTAAAAGTTTATAATCGAGGAAATAAAGCTATTACAATTCCTAAAATTGCTTTAGAAAACGGAACCTCATCTAACTACAGATTAAATGTTGATGGAATTCCTGGTAAAGAATTTAACGATATTGATATTCTTGGTAAAGACAGTCTTTTTATTTTTGTTGAAACAACCATTGATGTTAACACCACAACAGACCCATTATATACAGACAGAATTTTGTTTGATACTGGAAGCAATCAACAAGATGTAGATTTGGTAACTTTAGTGCAAGATGCCAATTTTATTTTTCCTGACAGAAACCCAATATCAATGAAAATTGATAGTTTAACTTTTGATGGACAACCAACCACTATTAAAGGTAGGTTTCTAACAGATGCTGAATTGACAATTACCAACTCAAAACCAACAGTTATCTATGGTTATGCAGCTGTTCCAGCCAACAAAACATTAACAATTGAAGCAGGTTCAAAAGTTTATTTTCATAGCAATTCTGGTTTAATCGTAGATAACAAATCAACTTTAAAAGTAAATGGAACTTTAGCTGAAAAAGTAACGTTTGAAGGCGATCGATTAGAAAATAGATTTAGCCAAACTCCAGGTCAATGGGGTACAATTTGGATGCGTGCAGGAAGTAAAGAGAATGAAGTACATCATGCACAAATAAGAAACGGAATTATTGGTATTTTAATAGATAGTATTGGGTCTACTTCTACTCCAACTTTAAAATTACAGAACACTGAAATTTACAACCATTCTAACTTTGGTATTTTGGCAAGAGAAACTAATATTGAAGGCCATAATGTTGTAATTGGTTCTGCAGGACAAGCTTCTTTAGCTGCCACAATTGGCGGAACTTATAATTTTACACATAGCACTTTTGCCAATTTTTGGAATAATGGCATTCGTCAATTACCAGCTGTTTTAGTGAATAATTTCTTTATTTATAATGATGCAAATGGTCAAGAAATTACAGAAACAAGAGATTTAAAAGCGGCTAATTTTACCAATTGTATTTTTGATGGCAACAATAATATTGAATTTATTTTAGATAAAGTTGATGGTGGTCTTTTTAATTATAACATTAGCAATTGTATGATATCTTTTATAGATGCTAACAATTCTTTTGCAGGAAATATTGAAATGGATATTTTAAATAACAGCAATTATCAAGATATTATCTTAAATGGATTTGCTAATTTTAAAAATACTCAAAATGAAGATTTTATTATTGGCCAAGATTCTGATGCCATCAACAAAGCAAAAGCAACACAGTTTAATTTAGATATATTAGGTGTTGACAGAACTGTAAATCCAGCTATTGGTGCTTATCAAAGTATTATTTTTGATTAAAATACGTTAAAAAAACCTCAAAGGCTTTGAAAACCTTTGAGGTTTAAATATAATTTATTGCTTAAAAACAACTCCATCTTTCATTACAAAAACAACGTTTTCCATTGTTGAAATATTCTTTGTAGGATCATCATTGACAGCAATAATATCTGCTAAAAAACCTTTTTTAACTTGCCCAACTTCATCTTCCATTTTTAATAACATTGCATTTGTAATGGTTGCAGATTGCAAAGCTTCTATTGCAGGCATTCCAGCTTCTACCATAAAAGAAAACTCTTTTCCATTATTACCATGTGCAAAAACACCAGCATCTGTTCCAAAGGCAATTCCTACACCTTTTTTATAAGCTTTTGCAAAAGTTCCTTGAATTTGTGGCCCAACAGCCAAAGCTTTTGGCACAACAATATCTGGGTAAAAACCTTTAATTTTCGCTTTCTCTTCTACTTCTTTTCCTGCAGTAATTGTTGGCACTAAATACGCATCATGTTTAATCATCAATTCCATGGTTTTATCACTCATATAAGTGCCATGTTCAATTGTTTTTACACCACCAATAATAGCTCTTTGCATACCTTCATCTCCATGTGCATGAGCAGCAACATGCATTCCATAATCCTTTGCAGTATCGCAAATTACTTTTACTTCTTCTATTGTAAATTGTGGATTATCTCCTGATTTGGCAACACTTAACACACCACCAGTTGCAGTAATTTTTATACAATCTGCGCCATTTTTATAACGTTGTCTAACTGCTTTTTTTGCATCTTCTATAGAATTTACAACCCCTTCTTTTGGTCCAGGATCTCCAATTAAATTTCTACTACTTCCATTTGTTGGATCTGCATGACCACCAGTTGTTGCTAAAGATTTACCAGCAGTAAAAACTCTTGGTCCAGGAATTTTACCAGCATTAATGGCATTTCTAATAGATATATTTACACCTGTTCCTCCTAAATCTCTAACAGTTGTAAAGCCATTTAACAACGTAGTTTTAGCAAAGCCTACAGAATTAAAAGCAACATCTGCTTCATTTAAAATATAACCTTCTATTCTTGTTCTGGCAGAAAATTCTTGCTCAATATGAACATGCATATCAATTAAACCTGGCATCACAACCTTATCTCGTAAATCGATTAAAGTTCCGCCTTTTGGCATGATGTAACCATCTTTTACATCAATAATTTTATTTTCTTTGACTAAAATTGTCTTTTCAGTGCTAATTTTTCCTGATTTTGTATCAATCAATTTTCCACATAAAATATAAGTGGTTTGTGCTACAATGTTGTGAAGACAAAAAATTGCTAAAAAAAGTAGAATTGTTTTTTTCATTTGTTTGATTTTAATTCTTAAATGTATGAAATTTTAAGTAATTTGGTACTTCAAAATTTTTTAATTAAATGAAAAACGTTGTTATAACAGGAACTAGTAGAGGAATTGGTTTTGAATTGGCAAAATTGTTTGCAGATAAAGGCCATAATGTTTTGGCAATTTCTAGAAATACAGCTCCTTTAAAGACTGTAAATCATCAAAATATAACGTTGCTTTCTGTT
It includes:
- a CDS encoding metal-dependent hydrolase family protein; its protein translation is MKKTILLFLAIFCLHNIVAQTTYILCGKLIDTKSGKISTEKTILVKENKIIDVKDGYIMPKGGTLIDLRDKVVMPGLIDMHVHIEQEFSARTRIEGYILNEADVAFNSVGFAKTTLLNGFTTVRDLGGTGVNISIRNAINAGKIPGPRVFTAGKSLATTGGHADPTNGSSRNLIGDPGPKEGVVNSIEDAKKAVRQRYKNGADCIKITATGGVLSVAKSGDNPQFTIEEVKVICDTAKDYGMHVAAHAHGDEGMQRAIIGGVKTIEHGTYMSDKTMELMIKHDAYLVPTITAGKEVEEKAKIKGFYPDIVVPKALAVGPQIQGTFAKAYKKGVGIAFGTDAGVFAHGNNGKEFSFMVEAGMPAIEALQSATITNAMLLKMEDEVGQVKKGFLADIIAVNDDPTKNISTMENVVFVMKDGVVFKQ